A genome region from Corvus hawaiiensis isolate bCorHaw1 chromosome 4, bCorHaw1.pri.cur, whole genome shotgun sequence includes the following:
- the BPGM gene encoding LOW QUALITY PROTEIN: bisphosphoglycerate mutase (The sequence of the model RefSeq protein was modified relative to this genomic sequence to represent the inferred CDS: deleted 1 base in 1 codon) — translation MAKYRLVLLRHGEGAWTKENRFCSWVDQKLSSDGIKEAQNCGKHLKALGFEFDLVFTSVLSRSIQTAWLILEQMGQEWVPIQSSWRLNERHYGALIGLNRAEMALNHGEEQVKIWRRSYDVTPPPISESHPYYEEIYNDRRYKCSDVSQDNLPKAESLKDVLDRLLPYWNEKIVPELKSGKMILISAHGNSSRALLKHVEGISDEDIINVTLPTGVPILLELDENLHPLGPHQFLGDQEAIQAAIKKVEDQGKVKSAEK, via the exons ATGGCAAAGTATAGGCTCGTTCTCCTAAGACATGGGGAAGGAGCCTGGACCAAGGAGAATCGCTTCTGCAGCTGGGTGGACCAGAAGCTGAGCAGTGATGGGATAAAGGAAGCTCAGAACTGTGGCAAACACCTCAAAGCGCTGGGCTTCGAGTTTGACCTCGTCTtcacctctgtgctgagccGCTCCATCCAGACTGCCTGGCTTATCCTGGAACAGATGGGCCAAGAGTGGGTCCCCATTCAGAGCTCCTGGCGGCTGAATGAGCGTCACTATGGAGCCCTGATCGGGCTCAACAGAGCAGAGATGGCTCTGAATCACGGTGAGGAGCAAGTGAAAATCTGGAGGAGAAGCTACGATGTTACC CCGCCTCCCATCTCTGAATCTCACCCCTACTACGAAGAGATCTACAACGATCGCCGCTATAAATGCAGCGATGTCTCCCAGGATAATCTCCCAAAGGCTGAAAGTCTCAAAGATGTGCTTGACAGACTCCTTCCCTATTGGAATGAAAAGATAGTGCCAGAACTGAAAAGCGGCAAAATGATTCTTATCTCTGCtcatgggaacagcagcagggcaTTGCTGAAGCATGTGGAAG GCATCTCCGATGAGGACATCATCAATGTTACCCTCCCCACTGGTGTGCCCATACTTCTTGAACTTGATGAGAATTTGCACCCTCTGGGCCCTCACCAGTTTCTGGGTGATCAAGAAGCTATCCAAGCTGCCATCAAAAAAGTGGAAGATCAAGGGAAAGTAAAATCTGCTGAGAAGTAA